A genome region from Desulforapulum autotrophicum HRM2 includes the following:
- a CDS encoding type II toxin-antitoxin system HigB family toxin has protein sequence MRIISKKILREFWGVYSDAEQSLKAWHAKAKLADWKIPSDIKTDYRNASFVANNRVVFNIKGNTYRLVAAVNYDFGVVYIRFVGSHKEYDKIDATTI, from the coding sequence ATGAGAATAATTTCGAAAAAAATATTGAGAGAGTTTTGGGGAGTTTATTCAGATGCCGAACAGTCATTAAAGGCTTGGCACGCAAAAGCAAAATTAGCGGACTGGAAAATTCCAAGTGATATAAAAACTGATTATAGAAATGCTAGCTTTGTTGCCAATAATCGTGTGGTTTTCAATATTAAAGGAAATACATACCGTCTCGTGGCAGCAGTCAATTATGATTTTGGTGTTGTTTATATTCGTTTTGTGGGTAGCCACAAAGAATATGACAAAATTGACGCAACAACTATTTGA